One genomic segment of Jaculus jaculus isolate mJacJac1 chromosome 2, mJacJac1.mat.Y.cur, whole genome shotgun sequence includes these proteins:
- the Ap4m1 gene encoding AP-4 complex subunit mu-1 isoform X2, protein MGLPGGESPVVMHHDDRHFIHIRHSGLYLVATTSENVSPFSLLELLSRLATLLGDYCGSLSEGTISRNVALVYELLDEVLDYGYVQTTSTEMLRNFIQTEPVVSKPFSLFDLSSVGLFGAETQQSKVAPSSAASRPVLSSRSDQSQKNEVFLDVVERLSVLIASNGSLLKVDVQGEIRLKSFLPNGSEMRIGLTEEFCVGKSELRGYGPGIRVDEVSFHSSVNLDEFESHRILRLQPPQGELTVMRYQLSDDLSSPLPFRLFPTVQWDRGSGRLQIYLKLRCDLPPKSQALNIRLHLPLPRGVVSLSQELSSPDQKAELGEGALRWDLPRVQGGSLLSGLFQMDVPGLQGPASHGSSTSAPPLGLGPASLSFELPRHTCSGLQVRFLRLSFRPCGNANPHKWVRHLSHSDAYVIRI, encoded by the exons ATGGGACTGCCGGGAGGCGAGTCCCCGGTTGTCATG CACCACGATGACCGCCATTTCATTCACATCAGACACAGTGGTCTCTATCTGGTGGCCACAACTTCAGAAAATGTCTCTCCGTTTagcctgctggagctgctctCCCG GTTAGCCACTCTCCTGGGTGATTACTGCGGTTCCCTTAGTGAAGGCACCATCTCACGCAACGTGGCTCTTGTCTACGAACTCCTGGATGAAGTCTTG GATTATGGCTATGTACAGACTACATCCACAGAGATGTTGCGGAACTTCATCCAGACAGAGCCCGTGGTCAGCAAGCCCTTCAGCCTCTTTGACCTGAGCAGCGTTGGCTTG TTTGGGGCAGAAACACAGCAGAGCAAAGTGGCCCCAAGCAGTGCAGCCAGCCGCCCCGTCTTGTCCAGTCGCTCTGACCAG AGCCAAAAGAATGAAGTGTTTTTGgatgtggtggaaagattgtcTGTACTGATCGCATCTAAC GGCTCACTGTTGAAGGTGGATGTCCAGGGAGAGATCCGGCTCAAGAGCTTCCTTCCCAATGGCTCTG AGATGCGCATTGGTTTGACAGAGGAGTTTTGTGTGGGGAAGTCAGAACTGAGAG GGTATGGGCCAGGAATTCGAGTTGACGAGGTCTCATTCCATAGCTCCGTCAACCTGGATGAGTTTGAGTCTCATCGAATCCTGCGCTTGCAGCCACCTCAGGGCGAG CTGACTGTGATGCGGTACCAACTCTCTGATGACCTCTCCTCCCCACTCCCCTTCCGGCTCTTTCCCACTGTGCAGTGGGACCGAGGCTCAGGCCG GCTCCAGATTTACCTGAAGCTACGGTGTGACCTACCCCCAAAAAG CCAAGCTCTCAACATCCGCCTGCACCTTCCCCTGCCACGAGGAGTGGTCAG CCTATCTCAGGAGCTGAGCAGCCCAGATCAGAAAGCAGAGCTGGGTGAGGGAGCTCTCCGCTGGGACTTGCCCCGGGTACAAGGAGGCTCTCTACTCTCAGGCCTCTTCCAG ATGGATGTTCCTGGCTTGCAGGGGCCTGCCAGTCATGGATCTTCCACTTCAGCACCCCCGCTGGGGCTGGGCCCTGCCAGCCTCTCCTTTGAACTTCCCCGCCACACGTGCTCTGGTCTCCAGGTTCGCTTCCTCAGGCTGTCCTTCAGGCCCTGCGGCAATGCCAACCCGCACAAGTGGGTGCGACACCTAAGCCACAGCGATGCCTATGTCATTCGGATCTGA
- the Ap4m1 gene encoding AP-4 complex subunit mu-1 isoform X1 → MISQFFILSSKGDPLIYKDFRGDCGGRDIPELFYRKLMGLPGGESPVVMHHDDRHFIHIRHSGLYLVATTSENVSPFSLLELLSRLATLLGDYCGSLSEGTISRNVALVYELLDEVLDYGYVQTTSTEMLRNFIQTEPVVSKPFSLFDLSSVGLFGAETQQSKVAPSSAASRPVLSSRSDQSQKNEVFLDVVERLSVLIASNGSLLKVDVQGEIRLKSFLPNGSEMRIGLTEEFCVGKSELRGYGPGIRVDEVSFHSSVNLDEFESHRILRLQPPQGELTVMRYQLSDDLSSPLPFRLFPTVQWDRGSGRLQIYLKLRCDLPPKSQALNIRLHLPLPRGVVSLSQELSSPDQKAELGEGALRWDLPRVQGGSLLSGLFQMDVPGLQGPASHGSSTSAPPLGLGPASLSFELPRHTCSGLQVRFLRLSFRPCGNANPHKWVRHLSHSDAYVIRI, encoded by the exons ATGATCTCCCAATTCTTCATCTTGTCCTCCAAGGGTGACCCACTCATCTACAAAGACT TCCGCGGGGACTGTGGTGGTCGAGACATACCCGAGCTCTTCTACCGGAAGCTGATGGGACTGCCGGGAGGCGAGTCCCCGGTTGTCATG CACCACGATGACCGCCATTTCATTCACATCAGACACAGTGGTCTCTATCTGGTGGCCACAACTTCAGAAAATGTCTCTCCGTTTagcctgctggagctgctctCCCG GTTAGCCACTCTCCTGGGTGATTACTGCGGTTCCCTTAGTGAAGGCACCATCTCACGCAACGTGGCTCTTGTCTACGAACTCCTGGATGAAGTCTTG GATTATGGCTATGTACAGACTACATCCACAGAGATGTTGCGGAACTTCATCCAGACAGAGCCCGTGGTCAGCAAGCCCTTCAGCCTCTTTGACCTGAGCAGCGTTGGCTTG TTTGGGGCAGAAACACAGCAGAGCAAAGTGGCCCCAAGCAGTGCAGCCAGCCGCCCCGTCTTGTCCAGTCGCTCTGACCAG AGCCAAAAGAATGAAGTGTTTTTGgatgtggtggaaagattgtcTGTACTGATCGCATCTAAC GGCTCACTGTTGAAGGTGGATGTCCAGGGAGAGATCCGGCTCAAGAGCTTCCTTCCCAATGGCTCTG AGATGCGCATTGGTTTGACAGAGGAGTTTTGTGTGGGGAAGTCAGAACTGAGAG GGTATGGGCCAGGAATTCGAGTTGACGAGGTCTCATTCCATAGCTCCGTCAACCTGGATGAGTTTGAGTCTCATCGAATCCTGCGCTTGCAGCCACCTCAGGGCGAG CTGACTGTGATGCGGTACCAACTCTCTGATGACCTCTCCTCCCCACTCCCCTTCCGGCTCTTTCCCACTGTGCAGTGGGACCGAGGCTCAGGCCG GCTCCAGATTTACCTGAAGCTACGGTGTGACCTACCCCCAAAAAG CCAAGCTCTCAACATCCGCCTGCACCTTCCCCTGCCACGAGGAGTGGTCAG CCTATCTCAGGAGCTGAGCAGCCCAGATCAGAAAGCAGAGCTGGGTGAGGGAGCTCTCCGCTGGGACTTGCCCCGGGTACAAGGAGGCTCTCTACTCTCAGGCCTCTTCCAG ATGGATGTTCCTGGCTTGCAGGGGCCTGCCAGTCATGGATCTTCCACTTCAGCACCCCCGCTGGGGCTGGGCCCTGCCAGCCTCTCCTTTGAACTTCCCCGCCACACGTGCTCTGGTCTCCAGGTTCGCTTCCTCAGGCTGTCCTTCAGGCCCTGCGGCAATGCCAACCCGCACAAGTGGGTGCGACACCTAAGCCACAGCGATGCCTATGTCATTCGGATCTGA